A genomic region of Vitreimonas flagellata contains the following coding sequences:
- a CDS encoding disulfide bond formation protein B: protein MALIDRLRPIWPVLALLASAAMLATAHAFQRFGGLQPCPMCLDQRNWHWAVVGVSALSFAVLRFQPGLARWLAALIGLVFIGSMGMALYHVAVEQHWVAATCDARIDVNDLSFDLDAEVVVPKCDEIAWQMFGISMAGYNAIVSGLLALASFAIAFLPERKA, encoded by the coding sequence ATGGCTCTGATTGACCGTCTGCGCCCGATCTGGCCCGTGCTGGCCTTGCTGGCTTCCGCGGCCATGCTGGCGACGGCGCATGCCTTCCAGCGCTTTGGCGGCTTGCAGCCGTGCCCCATGTGCCTGGATCAGCGCAATTGGCATTGGGCCGTCGTTGGCGTGAGCGCGCTGTCATTCGCGGTGCTGCGTTTCCAACCGGGCCTCGCGCGCTGGCTCGCCGCGCTCATCGGTCTCGTCTTCATCGGCAGCATGGGTATGGCGCTCTACCACGTCGCCGTGGAGCAGCATTGGGTCGCCGCGACTTGTGACGCGCGCATCGATGTCAATGATCTCTCGTTCGATCTCGATGCGGAGGTCGTCGTGCCGAAATGCGATGAGATCGCGTGGCAGATGTTTGGGATTTCGATGGCCGGCTACAACGCGATCGTCTCCGGCCTCTTGGCGCTGGCGTCGTTCGCCATAGCTTTCCTGCCGGAGCGCAAGGCATGA
- the gshB gene encoding glutathione synthase, with translation MKSLRIAVQMDPIETMVVQRDTSLALMIEAQNRGHETWWFTPNDVFFDAGVVKARARRASVSLNEAKHYENLETAIRALDDFDVILIRQDPPFDMGYVSNTYFLELTKARVLNPPRAVRNISEKMSIMYFPELTPKTWVGRDLDALVDFAKRFDQVVLKVLYLMGGDGVIKLKSSDPDFRARAGKFMDAAGREPILAQEFMPAVSGGDKRLFVLDGEPFGAIRRMPQGGDFRANLHAGGIAEPAEVDENDRRIAAAVAPLLKQEGILFAGLDVIAGKLIEINVTSPTLVQELKRFTGLDLPKAFWDKVEGLA, from the coding sequence ATGAAGTCGCTCCGTATCGCCGTGCAAATGGACCCCATCGAAACGATGGTGGTGCAGCGTGACACTTCGCTTGCGCTGATGATCGAGGCGCAGAACCGTGGCCACGAGACCTGGTGGTTCACGCCGAACGACGTGTTCTTCGATGCCGGCGTGGTGAAGGCGCGGGCGCGGCGCGCGTCGGTTAGTCTCAACGAAGCCAAGCACTACGAAAATCTCGAGACCGCGATCCGCGCGCTTGATGATTTCGACGTGATCCTGATCCGTCAGGATCCGCCCTTCGACATGGGTTACGTGTCGAACACCTATTTCTTGGAGCTGACCAAAGCGCGCGTGCTCAATCCGCCGCGCGCGGTGCGTAACATCTCCGAGAAGATGTCGATCATGTATTTCCCCGAACTCACGCCGAAGACGTGGGTGGGACGCGATCTCGATGCTTTGGTGGATTTCGCCAAGCGCTTCGATCAGGTGGTGCTGAAAGTGCTCTACCTGATGGGCGGCGACGGCGTGATCAAACTCAAGTCCAGCGATCCGGATTTCCGTGCGCGTGCTGGAAAATTCATGGACGCGGCGGGCCGCGAGCCGATCCTGGCGCAAGAATTCATGCCAGCCGTCAGCGGCGGCGATAAGCGCCTGTTCGTGCTCGACGGCGAACCATTCGGCGCCATCCGCCGCATGCCGCAAGGCGGCGATTTCCGCGCCAATCTGCACGCCGGCGGCATCGCCGAACCGGCTGAGGTCGATGAAAACGATCGTCGCATCGCCGCTGCCGTCGCGCCGCTGTTGAAGCAAGAAGGCATTCTCTTCGCCGGTCTCGACGTGATCGCCGGCAAGCTCATCGAGATCAACGTGACCTCGCCGACGCTGGTGCAAGAGCTGAAGCGCTTCACCGGTCTCGACCTGCCCAAAGCGTTTTGGGACAAGGTCGAAGGGCTCGCCTAA
- a CDS encoding MgtC/SapB family protein, with amino-acid sequence MPEPLLIEMFQRLAMALGIGFMVGIERGWRHRDAPDGSRAAGLRTHAVIGLSGGMAGAMLPALGEIGFAALTLAFAAAFIVFKVRESLKDDDLSVTGTIAGLLVFALGAYSMWGDLRIAAAVGVTLVALLAFKDALHGWLDKITWKELRSALIILAATAIALPLLPDRTVDPWQAINPRELWLLTILVAGASFAGYVAVRVLGSDVGVLAGAAAGSLVSSTVVTAELGRQVRKGETHASVGGAAASIAAAISVSRVIILLAITAPPLLREAGPALGAAVLAFAGAAFLMRGLKKNGTGGGSMEKLRSPLDLVSVAQFAVFLGAVIIVGRIVAETFGEAGLLPFAATAGVADVDAVTLAAGSLVRGGLEASVGAHAVMIAVLMNTSAKGGIALVTGGWRYGVLYFGAAFAATAAAAAVWFLVTPLLAPMFG; translated from the coding sequence ATGCCTGAGCCGCTCCTGATCGAAATGTTCCAGCGCCTGGCGATGGCGCTCGGCATTGGCTTCATGGTCGGGATCGAGCGCGGCTGGCGTCATCGCGACGCGCCAGACGGTTCGCGCGCGGCTGGTTTGCGGACGCATGCGGTCATCGGCCTCAGCGGGGGCATGGCCGGGGCCATGCTGCCCGCGCTCGGAGAGATCGGCTTCGCTGCGCTGACTTTGGCGTTCGCGGCGGCGTTCATCGTGTTCAAGGTCCGCGAGAGCCTGAAAGACGACGACCTCTCCGTGACGGGGACGATCGCTGGCCTACTGGTCTTCGCTCTAGGCGCCTATTCGATGTGGGGCGATCTGCGTATCGCCGCCGCCGTCGGCGTGACGCTCGTGGCGCTGCTCGCGTTCAAGGACGCCCTGCACGGTTGGCTCGACAAGATCACCTGGAAAGAGCTGCGCTCGGCGCTGATCATTTTGGCGGCCACGGCAATCGCTCTTCCATTGCTGCCCGACCGGACGGTCGATCCATGGCAGGCCATCAATCCGCGCGAGCTTTGGTTGCTCACCATTCTCGTCGCGGGGGCATCGTTCGCGGGCTACGTGGCTGTGCGCGTGCTGGGCAGCGACGTTGGCGTGCTTGCCGGTGCGGCGGCCGGTTCGCTTGTCTCGTCGACTGTGGTGACGGCGGAGCTCGGCCGCCAAGTGCGCAAGGGCGAGACGCACGCGTCAGTCGGCGGCGCCGCCGCTTCAATCGCGGCTGCGATCAGCGTGAGCCGTGTCATCATCCTCCTCGCGATCACGGCGCCGCCGCTACTGCGGGAGGCCGGGCCCGCGCTCGGCGCCGCTGTTTTGGCCTTTGCTGGCGCGGCTTTCCTGATGCGCGGGCTCAAGAAAAATGGGACTGGCGGCGGCTCGATGGAGAAGCTTCGCAGCCCGCTCGATCTCGTCTCTGTCGCGCAATTCGCGGTCTTCTTGGGCGCGGTGATTATCGTTGGCCGCATCGTGGCTGAGACCTTCGGTGAAGCTGGCTTGTTGCCGTTCGCGGCCACAGCTGGCGTGGCGGATGTCGATGCCGTGACGCTCGCGGCGGGAAGCCTCGTGCGCGGCGGGCTCGAAGCAAGCGTCGGCGCACACGCCGTGATGATCGCCGTGTTGATGAACACGTCGGCCAAGGGCGGCATCGCTTTGGTTACCGGCGGCTGGCGTTACGGAGTGCTCTATTTTGGCGCAGCCTTTGCAGCGACTGCCGCTGCTGCGGCGGTGTGGTTCCTTGTGACGCCGCTTTTGGCGCCCATGTTCGGGTGA
- a CDS encoding demethoxyubiquinone hydroxylase family protein — protein MRPHPPMPGENARDRELASMIRVDHAGEFGAVQIYRGQRAVFERIQGKQHAARLIAEMEAGEQEHLATFDRLIAERNVRPTIMAPIWRVAGFGLGAATALLGEEAAHACTEAVEDVIEEHYGRQSATLDGVDDELKVVVDKFREDEMAHRDTAIEQGARNAPAYPVLSALIKIGCRAAIRISEKI, from the coding sequence ATGAGACCACATCCGCCAATGCCGGGCGAAAACGCCCGCGACCGCGAACTGGCTTCGATGATCCGCGTCGATCACGCGGGTGAATTTGGCGCCGTGCAAATTTATCGCGGCCAACGCGCCGTGTTCGAACGCATCCAAGGCAAACAACACGCCGCGCGTCTGATCGCGGAGATGGAAGCCGGCGAACAGGAACACCTGGCGACGTTCGATCGTTTGATCGCCGAACGCAATGTCCGCCCTACGATCATGGCGCCGATCTGGCGCGTCGCGGGCTTCGGCCTAGGCGCGGCCACAGCTTTGCTCGGCGAAGAAGCTGCGCACGCCTGCACGGAAGCCGTTGAGGACGTGATCGAAGAGCATTACGGGCGCCAAAGTGCAACACTCGACGGCGTCGATGATGAGTTGAAAGTTGTCGTCGATAAATTCCGCGAAGACGAAATGGCGCATCGCGACACCGCGATCGAGCAGGGCGCGCGTAACGCGCCGGCCTATCCGGTGCTCTCTGCGCTGATCAAAATCGGCTGCCGTGCGGCAATCCGCATCTCCGAAAAAATATGA
- the msrB gene encoding peptide-methionine (R)-S-oxide reductase MsrB: MTLSQSGFDLTPPSDSDRLRLEADLNDEERRVLLHHGTEAPFCGGLLNQKKSGVYCCRLCGLPLFRQDTKFESGTGWPSFTGPVDPAHVVGIEDNSYGMRRVETRCARCDSHQGHVFPDGPRPTGLRYCINSASLNFVADGEPLPDPLGRGEHL, translated from the coding sequence ATGACCCTTTCCCAATCCGGTTTCGATCTCACGCCCCCCAGCGACAGCGACCGCCTGCGCTTGGAAGCTGATCTCAACGACGAAGAACGCCGTGTTCTGCTGCATCACGGCACCGAGGCGCCATTCTGCGGCGGCCTGCTCAATCAGAAGAAGTCCGGTGTGTATTGCTGCCGCCTCTGCGGGCTGCCGCTGTTCCGCCAGGACACTAAGTTCGAGAGCGGCACGGGCTGGCCGAGCTTCACGGGGCCGGTCGATCCGGCGCACGTGGTCGGCATCGAGGACAATTCCTACGGCATGCGCCGCGTCGAGACCCGCTGCGCGCGTTGCGATAGCCACCAGGGCCACGTCTTCCCAGACGGCCCTCGCCCCACCGGCCTACGCTATTGTATCAACTCAGCGTCGCTGAACTTCGTCGCCGACGGCGAGCCCCTGCCCGATCCACTCGGACGCGGCGAGCACCTCTAA
- a CDS encoding exopolysaccharide biosynthesis protein — translation MTSTPDTVRDDPSRSFISVLQAIDAGAGDDGVQVSGIVDRLDERAFGLLILLLTLPCLVPGLPGAQIIAIGVFLLALQVVIGRSEPWLPGWFMRAHVKKSWISAIAGFADKRLRWTEQVARPRLSFLTTGLGERLAALIMALAAVTVMLPITNTIPSIALTLLSLGLIQRDGLFTLAGAAVALGWITLLSALVAGLFFGAGFAVTFVGEHAPWLLDWLGR, via the coding sequence ATGACATCCACGCCAGACACCGTTCGGGACGACCCGAGCCGAAGCTTCATCAGCGTGCTGCAAGCCATTGATGCGGGCGCTGGAGACGATGGCGTGCAGGTTTCGGGCATCGTCGATCGGCTCGACGAGCGCGCGTTTGGCCTTTTGATCCTGCTGCTGACCCTCCCGTGTCTGGTGCCGGGGCTGCCGGGGGCGCAGATCATCGCGATTGGCGTCTTCTTGTTGGCGCTCCAGGTCGTCATAGGCCGCAGCGAGCCCTGGTTGCCCGGCTGGTTCATGCGCGCGCACGTCAAGAAGAGCTGGATTTCCGCCATCGCCGGATTTGCAGACAAACGTCTGCGCTGGACCGAACAAGTGGCGCGACCGCGCTTGAGTTTTCTCACGACAGGACTTGGCGAGCGCCTCGCGGCCTTGATCATGGCGCTGGCCGCTGTGACCGTCATGCTGCCGATTACCAACACGATCCCGTCAATCGCCCTCACCTTGTTGTCGCTTGGCCTCATTCAACGCGACGGCCTGTTCACTCTGGCGGGCGCGGCTGTGGCGCTGGGTTGGATCACGCTGCTCAGCGCGCTCGTCGCAGGCCTGTTTTTCGGCGCCGGCTTTGCGGTCACCTTCGTTGGCGAGCATGCGCCTTGGCTGCTCGATTGGTTGGGCCGTTGA
- a CDS encoding AAA family ATPase, translating to MANAYLAFEQADEDQARAIAAELERNGWTVTPSSGDLRQAEKLPALVQTIGESNLFVVLASRASAESQWLQREVAAALNNGRPIVIAQTDDLPNESWIHATLDTSHAVLLGQGVEALAKIADAARTAKSGGRVLTMLNIKGGVGKTVLAANLFAAAHLANKRSIAFIDLDPQHNLTQYFLSPGERHRIRDRNHTIYGVLNARGDHSVPAQDLGGIAIPLNRARKGKDKDINFELVAGDERLFEFTLDTRSDQDKAAAFLRFRALVAALRARNDAVIIDSNPCATFLTRLAITTADHIIAPVRPEKYSLTGLNMLEHVVREVRGRALRSSEFSVLLNGVNDRTRSGETGDADALTRGEISAAPFFSGALLAEEIPYSAVLKSAPSDRLAANPINVTAMMRVGGRPAKEALTNAAAAILRRAQ from the coding sequence ATGGCGAATGCGTATCTCGCCTTCGAACAGGCCGACGAGGACCAGGCGCGCGCCATCGCCGCCGAACTCGAACGCAATGGTTGGACGGTGACGCCGTCGAGTGGCGATCTGCGACAAGCCGAGAAGCTGCCCGCTTTGGTGCAGACAATTGGTGAATCCAATTTGTTCGTGGTGCTCGCGTCGCGCGCGAGCGCTGAGAGCCAGTGGCTGCAGCGCGAGGTCGCCGCCGCCCTCAACAATGGTCGCCCGATCGTCATCGCGCAGACGGACGATCTGCCCAATGAGTCCTGGATTCACGCCACACTCGACACTAGCCACGCCGTTCTGCTGGGCCAGGGCGTCGAGGCGCTCGCCAAGATCGCCGACGCCGCGCGCACGGCAAAAAGCGGCGGTCGCGTGCTGACGATGCTCAACATCAAGGGCGGCGTCGGCAAGACCGTGCTGGCGGCCAATCTGTTTGCGGCGGCGCACTTGGCGAATAAGCGCTCGATCGCGTTCATCGATCTCGATCCGCAGCACAATCTGACACAGTATTTCTTGTCGCCCGGCGAACGCCACCGAATCCGCGATCGCAATCACACCATTTATGGCGTGCTGAATGCCCGCGGAGATCATAGCGTGCCGGCGCAGGATTTGGGCGGCATCGCCATTCCGCTCAACCGGGCGCGCAAGGGCAAAGACAAGGACATCAATTTCGAACTGGTCGCCGGCGACGAGCGTCTGTTTGAGTTCACCCTGGATACACGTTCGGACCAGGATAAGGCTGCCGCCTTCTTGCGTTTCCGTGCGTTGGTGGCGGCGCTACGCGCGCGCAATGACGCCGTGATCATCGATTCCAACCCCTGCGCCACGTTCTTAACGCGCCTGGCCATCACCACGGCCGATCACATCATCGCCCCTGTCAGGCCGGAGAAATATTCGCTCACCGGTTTGAACATGCTCGAGCACGTGGTTCGCGAAGTAAGAGGCAGGGCCTTGCGGTCGTCGGAGTTTTCAGTGCTGCTGAACGGGGTGAACGACCGCACCCGATCTGGCGAAACTGGCGACGCCGACGCGCTGACGCGCGGCGAGATTAGCGCTGCGCCCTTCTTCAGCGGTGCGTTGCTGGCTGAGGAAATCCCCTATTCGGCCGTGCTCAAATCGGCGCCGAGCGATCGCCTGGCTGCCAACCCGATCAATGTCACCGCCATGATGCGCGTCGGCGGCCGGCCCGCAAAGGAAGCGCTGACCAACGCCGCCGCCGCCATTCTGAGGCGCGCGCAATGA
- a CDS encoding SLC13 family permease, protein MSQTDIAVEETGFGRIGRWVGLILGPAVAIGLQLVPPPEGLSVEAWRVVSLAALMVIWWVTEAIPIAATAMLPLAALPLLGASSMKDAAAPYADPIVYLFIGGFILAACVERWRLHERIALSIASVAGGRPIALVAGFMIASALISMWISNTATTLMLAPIAIGAARALSIDGKPDMALGGALTLGVAHAASIGGVGTPVGSPTNLIGIAFFERAGEPIAFIDWMAKALPLVLPMLVLAWFFLCWPLFGRTAHAKFDAIGAVVKDALKALGPMTQPELRIGIVFALVALAWMTRTLLVELPGLSALTDTGIAIIGALALFFIPSGRAREEKLLDWKTAERIPWGIAVLFGGGLSLAGAMESTGLAGWIGDWIAGLDGVSALGLVAVLVVATILISELASNVATLTSMLPVVAAVASATDTPLQPLAFPVAIAASFAFMLPVATAPNAIAYSSGLLTLKRMLTVGLGLNIAAAVLIIAFAAAA, encoded by the coding sequence GTGAGCCAGACTGACATCGCAGTCGAAGAAACCGGATTCGGCCGGATCGGGCGTTGGGTCGGCCTCATCCTCGGCCCTGCCGTCGCCATCGGTCTTCAACTCGTGCCGCCGCCGGAAGGGCTCTCGGTGGAAGCTTGGCGCGTCGTTTCGCTCGCGGCGCTCATGGTGATCTGGTGGGTGACGGAAGCGATTCCGATCGCCGCCACCGCCATGCTGCCGCTGGCGGCGCTACCCCTCCTTGGCGCAAGCAGCATGAAGGATGCCGCCGCGCCCTACGCTGATCCGATCGTCTATCTCTTCATCGGCGGCTTCATCTTGGCCGCCTGCGTCGAACGCTGGCGACTGCACGAGCGCATCGCACTTTCGATTGCCTCTGTAGCCGGCGGGCGCCCGATTGCGCTGGTCGCGGGCTTTATGATCGCGTCTGCGCTGATCTCGATGTGGATCTCAAACACGGCGACCACCTTAATGCTCGCGCCCATCGCCATCGGCGCAGCGCGCGCGCTTTCCATCGATGGCAAGCCCGATATGGCGCTCGGTGGGGCGCTGACGCTCGGTGTCGCGCATGCGGCAAGTATTGGCGGCGTCGGCACACCGGTGGGCTCGCCAACCAATCTGATCGGCATCGCGTTCTTCGAACGCGCCGGTGAGCCGATCGCCTTCATCGACTGGATGGCGAAAGCGCTGCCGCTCGTTTTGCCGATGCTGGTGCTGGCCTGGTTCTTCCTGTGCTGGCCGCTGTTTGGCCGCACCGCGCACGCCAAGTTCGACGCCATCGGCGCGGTGGTGAAAGACGCGCTCAAAGCGCTTGGCCCCATGACTCAGCCGGAGCTGCGTATCGGCATTGTTTTCGCGCTCGTTGCGCTCGCTTGGATGACCCGCACCTTGTTGGTTGAACTGCCAGGGCTTAGCGCGCTCACGGACACCGGGATCGCCATCATTGGCGCGCTTGCGCTGTTCTTCATTCCGTCTGGTCGCGCGCGTGAAGAGAAGCTTTTGGATTGGAAGACGGCCGAACGCATTCCCTGGGGCATCGCCGTGCTGTTCGGCGGCGGGCTCTCGCTCGCGGGCGCCATGGAAAGCACGGGACTGGCCGGCTGGATCGGCGATTGGATCGCGGGGCTCGACGGGGTCTCCGCGCTTGGGCTCGTCGCCGTGTTGGTCGTGGCGACCATTCTGATCTCGGAACTCGCCAGCAACGTCGCCACGCTGACATCGATGTTGCCGGTCGTGGCTGCGGTCGCCAGCGCGACCGATACGCCGTTGCAGCCCTTGGCGTTTCCAGTGGCGATCGCCGCAAGCTTTGCCTTCATGCTGCCGGTGGCGACAGCGCCGAATGCGATCGCTTATTCGTCAGGGTTGTTGACGCTCAAGCGCATGCTCACGGTTGGCCTTGGTCTCAACATCGCGGCGGCGGTGCTGATCATCGCGTTCGCGGCGGCGGCTTAG
- a CDS encoding class II 3-deoxy-7-phosphoheptulonate synthase, with product MMQKWTPAGWRSKPAKHIPTDYPDADALTRVEQTLRSYPPLVFAGEARNLKAQLGQVAEGKAFLLQGGDCAESFKEFHPDNIRDTFRTLMAMSVVLTFAASRPVVKVGRIAGQFGKPRSEPIETIDGVTLPSYRGDNINGMEFTPEARIPDPERLLKAYGQSASTLNLIRAFANGGYADLHNVHRWMVGFVADSPQGKRYQEIADRISEAVAFMGACGITPESVPQMKHVDVYTSHEALLLGYEEAMTRVDSTSGDYYDTSAHMLWIGDRTRQLDGAHVEFMRGIKNPIGMKCGPSLEPDDLLRLIDALNPANEPGRLTLIARFGSDKVEAGLPKLVRAVVKEGRSVVWSCDPMHGNTLKTDGGYKTRPFDRILSEVRSFTDVLPAEGAYPGGVHVEMTGQQVTECLGGAAAVTEGDLSSRYHTHCDPRLNGTQALDLAFLIAEQLRGARTNGKQAKAG from the coding sequence ATTATGCAGAAATGGACCCCCGCCGGCTGGCGCTCAAAACCCGCCAAGCACATCCCGACCGATTACCCGGACGCCGACGCGCTCACGCGCGTTGAGCAGACGCTGCGCTCTTATCCGCCGCTCGTGTTTGCGGGCGAGGCGCGCAATTTGAAGGCGCAGCTTGGGCAGGTGGCCGAGGGCAAGGCGTTCCTGCTGCAGGGCGGCGATTGCGCCGAGAGCTTCAAGGAATTCCACCCCGACAATATCCGCGACACCTTCCGCACGCTGATGGCGATGAGCGTCGTGCTGACGTTCGCGGCGTCGCGCCCAGTGGTGAAGGTTGGTCGTATCGCCGGCCAATTCGGTAAGCCGCGTTCTGAGCCGATTGAGACCATCGATGGCGTGACGCTGCCATCCTATCGCGGCGACAACATCAACGGCATGGAATTCACGCCGGAGGCGCGCATTCCCGATCCGGAGCGTCTGCTGAAGGCTTACGGCCAATCGGCATCGACGCTGAACCTGATCCGCGCCTTCGCGAACGGCGGCTACGCTGATCTGCACAATGTGCATCGCTGGATGGTCGGCTTCGTCGCCGATAGCCCACAAGGCAAACGCTATCAGGAAATCGCCGATCGCATCTCCGAAGCGGTGGCGTTTATGGGCGCCTGTGGGATCACGCCGGAAAGCGTGCCGCAGATGAAGCACGTCGACGTCTATACAAGCCACGAAGCGTTGCTGCTTGGCTACGAAGAGGCGATGACGCGCGTCGATTCCACGAGCGGCGATTATTACGACACCAGCGCGCACATGCTCTGGATCGGCGACCGCACCCGCCAACTCGACGGCGCGCACGTCGAATTCATGCGCGGCATCAAGAACCCGATCGGCATGAAGTGCGGCCCGTCGCTTGAGCCGGACGATCTCTTGCGTTTGATCGATGCGCTGAATCCGGCGAACGAGCCGGGCCGCCTCACGCTCATCGCGCGCTTTGGTTCAGACAAGGTCGAAGCCGGCCTGCCGAAACTCGTGCGCGCGGTGGTGAAGGAAGGCCGTAGCGTCGTGTGGTCGTGCGACCCGATGCACGGCAACACGCTGAAGACGGACGGCGGCTACAAAACCCGCCCGTTCGATCGCATTCTCTCCGAAGTGCGTTCGTTCACGGACGTGCTTCCGGCCGAAGGCGCCTATCCGGGCGGCGTGCACGTTGAGATGACGGGCCAGCAGGTGACGGAATGCTTGGGCGGCGCGGCCGCTGTGACGGAAGGCGATCTCTCCAGCCGCTATCACACCCATTGCGATCCACGCCTCAACGGCACGCAAGCACTCGATCTGGCGTTCTTGATCGCCGAGCAGCTGCGCGGCGCCCGGACCAACGGGAAGCAGGCGAAAGCCGGGTGA
- a CDS encoding GNAT family N-acetyltransferase, which produces MSVRRARDAENQQVAAILTDAFVDEDGLNYWLRQGAVKDRVRKRFFDAAVRDVVHPKRELWIAEADGRQLGAALWLPPGAKAFDYSFIEEVMMTPLLLSIAGIKGMSRALDLGKRLSGHHPHAPHAHLSFLGVHSSAQGRGVGSAILKQTLALVDEKGLPAYLEASTPRNVALYQRHGFEITAEFELPSLHFWCMTRLPR; this is translated from the coding sequence GTGAGCGTGCGCCGCGCGCGCGATGCGGAAAATCAGCAAGTCGCGGCAATCTTAACCGACGCCTTCGTGGACGAAGACGGCCTGAATTATTGGCTGCGGCAGGGCGCGGTGAAGGATCGCGTGCGCAAACGCTTCTTCGATGCAGCTGTGCGCGATGTCGTCCATCCGAAACGCGAATTGTGGATCGCTGAAGCGGATGGCCGGCAACTCGGCGCAGCACTTTGGCTGCCGCCCGGTGCGAAGGCGTTTGACTACAGCTTCATCGAAGAAGTGATGATGACGCCGCTATTGCTGTCGATCGCAGGCATCAAAGGCATGTCGCGCGCGCTCGATCTCGGCAAACGGCTTTCAGGCCACCACCCGCATGCGCCGCACGCGCATCTGAGCTTTCTCGGCGTGCATTCAAGCGCGCAAGGCCGTGGCGTGGGTTCTGCGATCTTGAAGCAAACACTGGCGCTCGTGGATGAGAAGGGGCTGCCTGCCTATCTGGAAGCGTCGACCCCGCGTAATGTCGCGCTCTATCAGCGCCACGGCTTTGAAATCACGGCGGAGTTCGAACTGCCGAGTTTGCATTTCTGGTGCATGACGCGCCTGCCGCGCTAG